From Candidatus Eisenbacteria bacterium:
ATGGCCGCCGACTCCGTGTACACGAGATGGCTGTCCCGGTGGAGGAGGATCGAGTCCCCGCGGCGCGTGTGGGTCGCCACCGCGATCTCGTTTCCCATGCAGCCGCTCGGGACGAAGAGCGAGGCTTCCTTGCCCAGCACGGCCGCGGTCTCCTCTTCCAGGAGACGGACCGTGGGGTCGTCGCGGAGCACGTCGTCACCGACCTCGGCCTCGGCCATGGCGCGGCGCATGGCCGGAGTCGGACGCGTTACGGTATCGCTGCGCAGGTCAACCGGATAGGTGGACAGGACTTCCCCGTTTCGTTGAATCGACTGGGTGCCGATGATAGTCTCAACTTCCGAAAGGTCGCGAACCAATCCCGTGCAAAGGCAGTATAAGCGTGGGAGATAGGCGGCCCAACCAACACCGGAGGTAGCGATCCATGTTCCTGCCGTTCTGGGATCCGACCATGCTGCTCATGATCCCGGCCATGATCTTCGCGTTCTACGCGCAGCACAAGGTCCACTCGACCTACCAGAAGTTCAGCCAGATCGCGGCGACGAACCGGCGAAGCGGCAGGGACATCGCGCTCACGATCCTGCGCCAGAACGGCATCAACGACGTGGACGTGGAGGAGGGGCACGGCTTCCTGTCCGACCACTACGACCCGATCCACAAGAAGGTCCGGCTCTCGCCGCACAACTACAACGAGGCGTCGGTGGCGGGCGTCGCGGTCGCGGCCCACGAGGTGGGCCACGCGATCCAGCACGCCACGGGCTACGCGCCGCTCCAGTTCCGGACGGCGCTCTTCCCGGTCGCGAACTTCGGGAGCATGCTCGCGTTCCCGATCATCCTGGTGGGGCTCCTCTTCCTCCCGAACGTCTCGATCGCGGGGGTGAGCCTTCTCGACATCGGGATCGTGCTCTTCTCGTTCGCGGTGCTCTTCCAGATCGTGACCCTGCCCGTGGAGTTCGACGCGAGCCGGCGGGCGCTCGTCCAGATCAACCAGCTCGGGCTGGTCGCGCCCCAGGAGCAGGCCGGGGCGAAGAAGGTGCTCGATGCCGCGGCCCTGACCTACGTCGCGGCGGCTGCCGCGGCCGCCCTCCAGCTCATCCGGCTCCTGATCCTGCGAAACTCGCGGGACTGATCCCTCCGGCCGGACGAGACCCAAGCGAAATGGGACGTCGCGAACGACGTCCCATTTCGTTTTGCTCGAATCGTCCCGGGGGCCGCGTCCCGCGATGCTCCCGGCGATCGCGCGGCTCTAGATCTGGGCGACGATGTCCTTCAGCTCCTTCGATACCTTGAAGACGGGCACCCGCCGCGGCGGGACGGGAACCGACTCTCCGGTGCGTGGATTGCGCGCCAAACGCGACTTCCGGTCCTTCACCTTGAAGGTTCCGAAGCCGCGGATCTCGATGTGCTTTCCGGATGCCAGCGCCCTGGAGACGGCCTCGAGAAATTGGTCGACCGTGTCGGCGACGTCCTTTTTCGTCAAGCCGGTTCGCTCGGCAATCTCGTCGACGATATCTGCCTTGGTCATCAGTTCCTCCTGGCCAGCTCCCTTGCTTCGCCCGTGCGGCCCTCGGCCGCGTAGCATCGAAGCGCCTCGAAGGCGGCCCGACCGGCTTAAGTGGAGCCGGGCATGGAACATAAGCGCACCGCGGGTCGCGAAACCGGACTATAGACCCGGCGCGGACCCTGTCAAGGCTTTTTCCCGCTACGGTTTCCGGCTCTGGAAGGGGCGCGCGGGCGGCATGGCTCCTCCTCCAAGGGCGAGCACGGAGGCCGGGGCGAGGCGGTCCGGAGCCGGCGGAGCGGGCTGGACCGGGGCATGAGCCGCAACGACTTACCCCTGAGTCGCGGGGAGCCGGCCTCGTCGGGCGGGGATCACACCCGCCGCCGCGTGCTCCTTTTCTTCATCGATGGGATCGGAGTCGGCGAGGAC
This genomic window contains:
- a CDS encoding zinc metallopeptidase, translating into MLLMIPAMIFAFYAQHKVHSTYQKFSQIAATNRRSGRDIALTILRQNGINDVDVEEGHGFLSDHYDPIHKKVRLSPHNYNEASVAGVAVAAHEVGHAIQHATGYAPLQFRTALFPVANFGSMLAFPIILVGLLFLPNVSIAGVSLLDIGIVLFSFAVLFQIVTLPVEFDASRRALVQINQLGLVAPQEQAGAKKVLDAAALTYVAAAAAAALQLIRLLILRNSRD
- a CDS encoding HU family DNA-binding protein → MTKADIVDEIAERTGLTKKDVADTVDQFLEAVSRALASGKHIEIRGFGTFKVKDRKSRLARNPRTGESVPVPPRRVPVFKVSKELKDIVAQI